The genomic stretch GGGAAAAGAATGGATAAATTGGCAGGTAGGCGATAAACAACTACGTTAAGAAAGCTGCCGATAGATGCGCCGAGGGCAAAGACGATGAAAGCGGTGATGATGATAATTAAAGTATCCATGGTGAATCACGTTGTAGGTTGGGTGGAGGAACGAAACCCAACGAGTTTGAGGTTAGGCATTGTTCACTAGCCTTAAGTTGGTACGATTTACTGATAATATAGCGGTACTAAGACAGGTTAGGACATTCTTTACTGTTCCCTCTGGGACTAATCTGTTCGGCATTTAAACCTTAATGTCAATAATTGCGAAAGCCTTGTAGTGCGTTTAGCGAAGCCATGCCGCAGGCTTTAGCGAAGCCATGCCGCAGGCTTTGCATCTTGCTCGCTACTAATACACAATTTAAATGCATGACAGCTTAACTGATGTCCTAACGTATCCTCGTAGTGCTATAATTTAATTTCTAGCTAAACTTTGAGGTATTTAGGCAAAGGATTAGGGCGAAGACAGCGCAACGACAAACGAACTATTCTACTCTCCATAACCAGGATTTGGAGTGGGGTTCTTCGGTTAATTGATGATTGGTTTTAATTCCTTGTTTCAAGGTTTCAGTGGGTCGATAGACAAAGATGGGAGAAAATGTATTTGGAATTTGGGGAATTCCAGGGGGGAGAACCATCTGGAGATGAACGTCTGGATTCAGGGAATGACTGAGAGAAAACATAATTCCCGGAATTTTATCACTAACCACTAGGGGATTTTTGGCTTGATTGACAATTTCAGCCACTTGGGGATTATATCGACTTTTACTATGACTTTTGTGCCACCACACCGGAAATTGGGCGCTGACGATACAGGAGATAATACCACAAAACAAGAGTGCGATCGCGCCGTATTGCCAGCGCTTCAAATGCTTTGTATTGCCGTTGATTGCCGTAGTTTTGGCGGTGATTAAATAAGCGACTGCTATCTGAATTCCTAAATAACTGGGAATGGCGTATCGGGTAATACTAGAACGACGCCCCCCTAAAATGACATCGGGTCCAATCAGCGCCATTCCGGTAACACCAATTAAGGTGATAATAAACACCCAAGCGTTGAGGGGGGCTTTGCGGTAAAGGTAGTATAATGCATAGCCTGCTAATAACGCACTCAGATAATGCAGTGGACTAAATGGGCTGGTTCCTTGATTCACATCAAAGAAAATTCGACTCAGATTTAACCCCCAAAATAAGGGTAAAAATCCTTCTCGATTCAAGTTAACCGAGGCGGTATTGTCTACGAATTTGGAAAAATGGCTAATCACAATCCCTAGCCAAGGTAAAAATAGGAGTAGCCCGAATAGAGACGATACTAAATACTTCGTTAGTTTGCGACTCCAGCGAAATCCTTCAGTGACTAAAACATAAATACCATGTCCAATAGACACGAAGGCGGAAAAGGGATGAGTATAAAGTCCCAGCGCCACAGTTATTCCGTAAATTCCCCAACTCGGTAAGCTTTTTAATCGCATGGCTCGCAATAATGCCGCACTTGATAATAGAATGGTCACTGTCCACAAACTATATTCTCGTGCTTCTTGGGCGTACAAGACATGGAACGGGGAAATCGCTAGAATAGCAACACCAACCCAACTTACTGTCGATAATCCGAAGAGTTCCCAACATAACCAGTACATACAAGGAAATGCCAGAAAACTGATTAACACGGATAAGAAGCGAATGGTGACAACTGAATGACCAAAGCGTTGCAACCAGAACCGTGCCATTAGATAATAGAGGGGCGAATGTTCGGGATTCCCGGCTAAGGCGTTAATCGTGTCATTGAGATCTTTTTCTGGCGTGGGATACTGATATCGCTCTAAGAACGTTGCAACTGGAATCACTTCACCGTCGAACGCCTGCTGGATGACTTCGGTTTGGGTATACCCAGAGATTCGCATCGAGGTCATTGTCTCATCGTACCAGTAAACCTTGCGATCGAGGTTATAGACGCGGAAAACTATCCCTAGTACGATTACGGCAATCAGTAAATTGCGCCATCCGGTTGGACTTAACGGTAATTTTTTTAACATCATTCATCAATCTCACCCACGCGCCTTATTATAAGATTAATCAGGTGTGCCGTTTTCATCCAAGTCTGAAATCATTTCCTCATACCCTAACCTTAATTGGCATAATTCATTTATTCAAATAAAAATTTTATCAGATATTTGATAACACTGATTTCGCTAAGTAAGGAGAATAGGTAGTGGTAGGGACTTGGCAGGTTATTCCCACTGATTTCTTCCCACTGATTTCACAGAGGTGTTAGCTCTCCATGGGACTAAGGATGAAAAGATGATTGCCCCCGGATAAAAAATGATTAGCTTGTGGGAGGACTATTTCCTCGTCTGTGTCAATCTGTGTGCTTCACTATTTGTTGTTCTGTCTGTGCTATTGCGTCTGTGTAATCTGTGTTTTTGTCAAGTCTTGGTTATGATTTTTATCGTAAGTTTAAAAAAATACATGCGTCCAAGGGAACATTGGCAGTGAGGCGAAAACTAGAAATTATACAAAGTTTTACGAGAATTCAAAAGTTTTAGCTTGGTCTAGATGATTGAAACTTACAAAATACCCACAATAAATACTATACCTTAAAACCGCACAATTGTCTCACAATCGCCGTAACCCTTGAAAATTCGTAGATTATTCGGAAAAAGGGGTCTAAAATAAGCTATTATAACGTTTTGTTGAGACAATACTCTGATTGGAAAATTCAAACCTTTTAGGGAGGAAGGAATAGTTTAAATTATCAAAACTTGACAAGTTGAGCCAAAACGATATCGAGTTAAGCTACAGATATAGCACTACGCATTAGGGTTAGGACAAATTAAGAAAAATGGAAATTGAACGCTTTAAACTTTCAAAATCAGCCAAAGACCAACTCACTAAACTCAAACGCTATACCAAAATTGATCAGTGGAATATTCTTTGCCGTTGGGCGTTTTGTCGTTCTCTGGCGGAACCGACTCAACCTTCACCTGTCCCGATTCCGGCTGACTCGAATGTGGAAATGACGTGGCGGGTGTTTGGTGGCGAATTGGCTGATATTTTGTTAATGGCGCTGAAACAACGCTGTCATAATGATGGTTTAGGGTGTGATAAGGATACTCTGACTACTCAGTTTCGCCTTCATCTCCATCGGGGGATTGGGTATTTAGCGGGTGATCCCACGATTAAGACAATTGAAGATTTTATTGAAATTGCGAATAGGCATTGACACTCCCCGCCCATAGCTAGGCTATGGACGAGGATACCTTCTTCTCTGGCTCACCGTTAGACGACAGGATTGCTCCAACCGCCCAAGAGGGTAAGTCTCCCCAAGCGTAATTTCCGACATGCCTACAATAAGCTTGACATTGGGTTTCAAGAGCTGTTTGACAATACCTAAATCTTGATTAGATGGAGCGGCAAAATATTTAACCGGGTCAGAAGCCACCCCTTTTTGATGAGCGACATAAAAATGATAAAGTCCTCGATAAATCATCTATAAAGAGATACGGTTAAAAGGTAAAGAAAGTTCAATGGACTTAAACCGACTCACCCGCATTGTTCAGAATTTACCAGACTTTGCCAATGTACGCGATCGCAGACGCTTAGTTGCAGGGGCGTTAGAAAGTTTACCCCAAGTTGCGTGATGGCTGGGATTACTGGAAGCAGAGCGCGATCGCTAAAATAAAGGTAACTTTCAATTATCCCTGTACTCTATGACTCGTCAGGAACTGGAACATCAGCTTCTTCGCCTATCCCCTGCTGACAAAGCAGACATCATTCAGAGTCTGACCAAAACTCTGAGAACGGGCGGCAAAGGAATCAGCAAAACTCCAGGTATTTGTGGTGGAGAAGCCTGTATTGCCGGAACCCGAATTGCCGTTTGGTTATTAGTTGAAGCCCAACAGCTTGGCATCAGTGAAGCCCAACTTCTACAAGACTATCCTCACATCAGTGCGGCTGATCTGGTCAATGCTTGGGCGTATGCTGATGCTCATCCCGAAGAAATGGCAGCAGTGATTCGTGCCAATAATGAGGTTGTTTAGCCAATGGCACGTTTGTATGCTGATGAGCAGTTTCCACGGGACGTTAGTGAACAGCTTCGGACAATGGGACATGATGTCTTGACTGTGCAGGAAGCGGGAAATGCTAACCTAGGAATTCCTGATGAAGAGGTATTAGCATTTGCTGTCAGCAATAATCGGATAGTTATCACCCTCAATCGCCAGGATTTTATCCGATTACACAGAATCAATCCTGAGCATTCAGGGATTATTGTTTGTACAAATGATCTGAATCGACCTCGAATGGCAACTCGTATCAACGAAGCGATCGCGGCAGAAGAATCCTTGGCAGGTAAATTAATTCGTGTGATACGCCCTAGCCGTTAAAACCTAAACGAAAAGATAGATTGCATGATAAAATCGGACATTAAAATTGATGTAATTATTATGCTCAAAAGATTTGTCATACTTTGGCAGTCTTTTTGTTAGGACTTATGCCAAGCCTCTATGTGTAGGGTGTGTTAGCGTAGCGTAACGCACCTTTGCCACGATATGTGGTGTAGCAGAAGTTCTGTTTGCCCTCAATAGTAGGCAAATGCGGAGAGGCGATCGCGTGGCAATCATTCAGTATTCAGGCGAACACCTGACGAAAATCTCGATAAGGATAGTTAGGCAATGGTAATAAGTAACGATAGCATTGAAAAATTATTACCTCTACTCAGACCCTATTTACGGGATGAGAATGAGCGTCGAGCCTATTTGATCAGGGCGTTAGGCATGGATACACCTGTTTTGAATCGCCTGGTTTTAAATACACCTGTGGATTCTTTCATCACAAACATGGTGACGGAACTGGTACGTTTAGGAAAAATATCCACTGGTAAACTAGCACTTTGCGCCTTGTTGGAAGTAATTCGTAAAGATATGGGTTTAGACAACCAGGCAAAAGTAGATACACTACTTCAACAACTGCGAAATGAGTTAACTACAGAAACCTCGATAGCAATGATGCCATCTCCTAAACGTGATCAAGTCTTTATTAGCTATAGTCATAAAGATAAAGTCTGGCTGAAAGAACTCCAGACTATGCTTAAACCGCTAATCCGGAGTAACAAAATCTCACTTTGGGATGATACCCAAATCAAACCCGGAGCCAAATGGAGAAACGAAATTACCCAAGCTCTCGCCGCCGCGAAAGTTGCTGTATTAATGGTAAGCTCAAACTTCCTGGCATCTGACTTTATTGCTGAACAAGAACTCCCACCTCTCCTCAACGCCGCAGAACAAGAAGGACTAACCATTATTTGGGTCTATTTGAGTGCTTGCTTGTACGAAGAGTCAGAAATTGGAGAGTATCAAGCCGCTCATGATACGGCTGAACCCCTGGATACTCTTTCACCTGGAGCGCAAAATCAGGTATGGCGGACAATTGGTCAAGCCATCAAAGCTGCTGCAACGGAAACATCGGCAAACCCTTAGATTGCCCACTGTTGTATTCTGACACCGCGTCAGTGGGTCTAAATCAGGTGTCTGCTTATGCACAAAATAGGAATAACAATCAATTTATTGTAGAAGTTCAAACCCAACAAAACGTCCTCCCGATTCCAACGCCGCCTCATTTACTGTTTGATTTGCTGCTAATAATGGATTTTAAGCAGCAGGTGCGGTTGGTGAAAGAAGTCATGACATCATATCAAATTGCGGCTTTCTTGGTTCACGGTGAACCGTACTGCGGACAACAACTTTTGGTGACTCGATTATTCCGGTTGAAACCACAGTGGAAGACAATATCGCCGATTAAAATTGATGTGAGTCATAACGGTGTCGGGAGGAGTATTCGTCATCTGTGGCGACAAGTGGCGGTTTGGTTTGGGTTGCCAAAAGAGGCTGAACCGAAAGAGATTATAGATCGAGTGTGCGATCGCGTTTCCACTCAAGATGTTATTTTTATCTTTTATACCGTGGATTATATGCCGCCTAATGTCCTAGTGGCGTGGCTTCAGGAGTTCTGGGAACCTTTGGTAAAACGGATTGAGCCAGAGTCTTGTCCGACTCCAGAGGCAACCCATCTGTTAATGTTCTTGGTAGACAATAGCGGTAGTATTTGTCAGTCAACGATTCAATTAGCGCAGGAATGGGAGCAACCCGAATATCCTCGGATTCCCTTGCACTTGCCACCTGTGAGTCCATTTCCGCCAGATATTTTAGAGGATTGGCTGGATATGGTGGCGGGATTTAGGGATATACAGATACCTGCGGGGTTAACCGCTCAACTCTTATTAGAAAAGTCAGAAGACGGGAATCCTCAAGACGTCTATGAGGCAATTTGTTGCCACTGCGGCTATGATTGGGAGGGAGAATTGGCAAAATGGTTAATTTAGCAGATGCACTGGCGGCTAGTGGGAAACCATTCTATCAGGGTAAACTCATTTCACCTCAAGCGTGTCAGGAGAATGGACTCACGCCTTATTTACCTTCACCGGAACTGATTAATGCGGTTAATCTGGCTATCTTTCTGGAAAAACGCCCCCTGTTACTCAAGGGTGAACCCGGATGTGGGAAAACTCGCTTGGCGCAGGCGGTGGCTTACGAATTAGGTTTACCCTATGAGCCTTGGTATATTAAGTCTACCAGTCGGGCAAAGGATGGACTCTACACCTACGACGCCGTAAGACGATTACATGATGCTCAACTGGTGCGGATGGGGGAAAAGAGTCAATCGAAAGTTGATGATTTAAACAATTATATTGAAATGGGAGCGCTGGGACGTGCGTTTGCTAATCCCCAGCGCACGGTGGTATTGATTGATGAAATTGATAAGGCGGATATTGACTTCCCTAACGATTTGTTACGAGAGCTTGACGAGCAGCAATTCACGATTGAGGAGACGGGAAAGGAGGTTCAGGCGAATTTCCCTCCGATTGTGTTTGTGACGAGCAACGATGAAAAGGATTTACCCGATGCCTTTCTGCGCCGTTGTCTGTTTTATTACATTGAATTTCCTAATTCACAATTAACCGAGATTGTCAAGGCTCACTTTCCGGAATCCTCGCCGGAGTTAGTCGAGGGAGCAGTGCAGCGTTTTAGGGAACTGCGGCAGACAATGGAGAAAGGGAAGTCAGGGAAAAAGGTGAGTACCAGTGAGTTACTGGATTGGTTTGCCGTGCTGCGTCAATTTCCTCAAGATGAGGTGTTGCAGCAGCTTGAGGGAGAATTGCCGTTCCCGGAAGTGTTGCTGAAGAAATGGGAGGATCATCTACGTTATTTAGGACAATAGTTCGGAGACGTTCCACGGTCACGTCTCGACACATCCATGGTGTTGTAACCGTTTTGGCGGTTATTATACCTCTGAACTCGGAACGTGGAGTTCTGAACTCGGAACGTGGAGTTCTGAACTCGAAACGTGGAGTTCGGAACACGAAACGTGGAGTTCGGAACACGAAACGTGGAGTTCAGAACACGAAACGTGGAGTTCAGAACACGAAACTTGGAGTTCAGAACACGAAACGTGGAGTTCAGAACTCGGAACGTGGAGTTCAGAACACGAAACTTGGACTTCTGAACAGGAACCGTTAACCATGAACCCCAATCAGTTACCACTGCTGACTATTTTTAACAGCCTGCGACAGCGCCATGGGTTACCATTAGGGGTGGATGAGTATTTAGTTGTCTTGCGATCGCTTCAGGCTGGCTTCGGTATCGGTACTCGTGAGGAACTAGAGCAACTTTGCTGTCTACTCTGGGCAAAGTCTGAGGAAGAGAATCGCCTAATTCGACGGCTATTTGAGCAAATGTGGCGGTATTCCCCAGATACTTCTGCTCAACCTAAACCCTCATCCCCATCGCCAGAGTCAGAAGAATCCTCGGCTGAAATACCCGAATCTGAACCTTTGCCTGAATTAGAACCCCAGCCCAATTTGACCCCAGAACCTGTGCAAGCGGTGCAAGCGGTGCGGAGTAGTCGGCGGGATAGAGAATTGAGACGCCCTCGCTATAGCCTACTAACTGAGTATTTCCCGGTGACTCGCCGACAGATGAAGCAATGCTGGCGTTATTTGCGTCGCCCCGTGCGAGAAGGAATCCCCACAGAATTAGATGTGGAAGCAACGGTGGCAAAAATGGGACGTGAGGGTATTTTACTCGAACCTGTGCTGATACCTCCCCGTAAAAATCGGGCGGATTTGGTGTTAATGATTGACCAGGATGGCTCAATGGTACCCTTTCACCAGCTATCACGGCAGTTAGTCGAAACAGCACAGCGCGGTGGACGGTTGAGACAGACCCGTGTATTTTATTTTCATGACTATCCTGATCAGTACCTGTATCGTCATCCCGCGATGTTGAATGCTCAACCCATGTCTGAGGTATTGGAAGAGATTGGAGAACGGGCGGTGGTACTGATTGTCAGCGATGCAGGAGCCGCACGAGGGAATTTTGACGAAGAACGGATTGCAAGCACTAAAGTATGGATTGAGCAGGTACAGCAGTCAGTACGGTATTGTGCTTGGCTGAACCCAATGCCAAATCAATGGTGGCAAAATACCACGGCTGGAGAAATTGCCCGTTTATTACCCATGTTTGAGATGAGTCGTCAGGGAATGAACGCGGCGATTGGTGTATTGCGGGGTCGATATATCGCTTGGGAGAGGATGTACTCATGGCTGCTGTAACATCTAATCGTAACCAAGCCCGTGCTAGGCGAGTTGCAGTTAAACGGGTTGAAGGATTTACCAAGCAATTTGGCGAAGCCCATCGAAACTTGGCGCGTCACGCCGCATTTCCCCTCTCACTCACCCCTGATTTGCTCTATCAAATTTGGGCTAACTTTGTCCCCGAAGCGCCTTGGGAAGCCGTAGCTCATCTGCTGCTGTCGCGCCTGTGTCGGCAGGTGGGGTATGAGATGTATGAAATGGATATTAGCGATCGTAATCTGTTATTGAGGGAATTAAAAGAGCAGTTTGGGCAGGAAAGATTAGACGAACTGGCAGAGTTTTTGCTGGATTATGTAGCGCAGCGACTAACTGATGATGATCCGGATACTCAGGATTTGCGAGAGGCTCAGGAATGGACAGCATTGGCATATACAAAGCCGAACGAACTGGCGCGGGAGTTGGCAGAGGCTTTGAGTGCAAGGGTGAAACAAGAGGAGATAACAGAAGTATTTCGCCTAGCCTCGTTAGTAGAAACCTTTGGGGAACCGTTAGTGCAATCTGGCTTTGAGCCTTTACTAATTTATGCCGATGGAATGACAACCTTTGCTCGTGGTAATCGGGAAGGTGCAGCGGCTCGATTTGCAAAGTTACCTGTACAGAAAGGTCAGATTGGGATTGCTGGAGTTACTTTAGATATCCCAGTAGAAGAACCAGAGTTGCCCGGAGGTCAAGTCAACTTAGCTTCAGCCTTTTATGTCGAGCGTCCCCCCATTGAAGAACTCTGTTACGAAGCCATTTTGCAACCTGGAGCCTTGATTCGGATTAAAGGAAATCGACAGATGGGAAAGACTTCATTGATGACACGGATTCTCCATCATGCCAAACAGCAAGGCTATCGAACAGTACCATTGAGCTTTCAATCGGCAGATGAGGATATTTTGGCAGATTTAGATAAGTTCCTGAAATGGTTGTGTGTCAGTGTAGGACGGAAGCTGAAGCTAGAAAATAAATTAGCGGATTACTGGGATGATAATTTGGCTAGTAAGTCTAGCTGCACAGCTTACTTTGAGGAGTATTTGCTGGCAGAATTTGATCAGCCATTGGTGTTAGGATTAGATGAAGTAGATCGAGTATTTAAATATCCAAAAATTGCTCCCGATCTTTTGGGTTTACTACGATTTTGGCATGAGGAGTCCAAAACAATTGAGGATTGGAATAAATTGCGAATTTTGCTATTGCATACAACACAAATTCCTATTTTCAATATCTATGAATCGCCGTTTAATGTAGGTATAGCGATTGATTTACCGGACTTTAACATTCAGCAGGTGCAGGACTTGGTACAACGGCATAGGCTGAATTGGAATACTGCAAAAGTAGAACAGCTAATGGCAGTGATAGGAGGGCATCCTTATTTAGTACGGGTAGCTCTCTATCATATTGCTCGACAGGAGACTACGCTCGAACAACTATTGCAAGCTGCACCTACAGACGATGGGGTTTATCGTGATCATCTACGACGACTTTTATGGAATTTAGAACAGCAACAGGAGTTAGTTGATGCTTTTCAGAAAGTAGTGGCTACAAACAGCCCAGTAGAATTAGAATCGAGCAATGCTTTTCAGTTACAAAGCATGGGTTTAGTGCATGATCAAGGTAATGCTGTAATACCTCGCTGCGATTTGTATCGTCAGTATTTCCGTCATAAATTCAATAAGCAACGTGTTGAGGCTTAAATTTCTTTATGGAAAAATCAAATTATCCCGAACTGGTGCAAACAATCATCAAGTCACACTTCGCCCAACTTCCAGATGATGCAACTGAAGTACAGTTGATTCTTGATATAGAACGCAATCACTACTTATTAATGCTCGTGGGTTGGCACAACCAACGACGAGAGTATGGTAGCCTAATTCACATTGATATCAAGGATAACAAAATTTGGATTCAGAGTGATGGAACAGAAGTAGGAGTCGCCAACGAATTAGTTGAGGCTGGAGTACCACAGACGGATATCGTATTGGCGTTTAAGTCTCCCTTCAAGCGACAATTTACCGACTATGCCGTTTGTCATCTTAAAGTTAAAAATTAAAAATAGCAACATCCAAAAAGGAAAAAGCGCAGGTTATAGACTGAATCTATCAAGTTGAGTCACTGACTGTCCCTACGATAGGTGATATTTGTGCCTAAATCCTGTGACATAGTTAATATGTGTATTCCAATCATTTACAGTTGTCAAGGTGCGTTACGCTACCCTACCCTTCGGGAACGCTTCGCGAACGGGAACGCTGCGCGAACGCTAACACACCCTACTGGCGTGGCACACCTTATTTGATGAATTAGAATTGGTTCGTAGTGAGGGAACCTCAGCCCTCTCCAGCTAAGCGTTATAGCACTAAAGTGCTTACTACAAACAAAACCCTATTTTAGCTGTGCCACGACACTACGGGGTGAGACTTTGAACCCGTTTTAACGGGTTTAAGCTTTGAGCCAGAACTTTAGTTCATGGCTTAAGTCTTTCAAACCTCATCCGGATCAATGCCCATTTCTCGTAAACGTTCAGCCAGTTGTTCGGCTCGTTGTTGAGCTTGTTCAGCTTGTTGTTGAGCTTGTTCAGCTTGCTGTTGAGCTTGCGCCGCCTCTTCTTCAGGAGTGAGTAACAACTCTCCCGCTAATGTCGCCCAACGCAGCCACGTTGTTTGAATATCTTTATAGGAACCTTGCCAACGCACTAAGGCTAAACCTAACAGTTGGCTGACAAATCGTCCTTGTTCATCCAAGTCTATGGGTTGATACACGCCACCTTGTAAGCTAAATCCCGCCCAATCCTCTGAATCAAAGGGATTGTACCAAAAATATTCCGGGACTCTCACTTTGTCTTGGTAAATTTGTTTCTTTTCGGTTTTATCTTTGGTAGCCGTACTATCAGAAATTAATTCAATAACAACATCCGGTGCTTTGCCTTCATCCCACACAACCCAACTGAGTCGTTCACCTTTGGGAACTCCCAAAACGACAAAGACATCAGGACCGCGAAAGTCTTGGTTTTTGATTTGAGCCGCACTGAAATAGAGAAACATATTACCGCCAACATAGCCATCCTCTCGTTGAGCCAACCACGCGACAAGAGTATCCCTAAGCATTTGCATTTGCAGAAAATGTCGCTGAGTTTCCATAGGAATATCGTCATCACAGGGTAAGTCATACTGGGTTGGCGGTAGAGCTAAATCAACAGGAGCCGATTCAATTGTGGTTTGAGACATGGTTTTTTCTTAGATTGCGCCTATTTTCTTAACTGTAACGCCTGTGACCAGGCTATTTGAGAGATTGAGGAGAAAACCTATTTAGATTGGGTTGTGTTTTTCAACAAGTTGTGTTAAATGAATAGCCCCGACATCCGCCCGAAGCCCGGAGTTCAAACTCCGGGCTAATAGCTCAAGTCCACTAAAGTGGACTAATATAGCAGTACCATCGTTTCAGGTGTTTTTATTCACACGATGCTATATAAGGCGAACATCGTGTGCCTGGGAACCCGTTTATCGGGATATATGGAACGAAATTTCCATAGAATCTTCCTTCTTCTAGAAGGAAGATTGTCAAGGTGTTTAACCGGACATGATGATCAATACTCCCGTTAGAAATTAGTCCGCGTAGGCGGACTTTGTTTGTGTAGCAGCGATTTCAATCGCCGTGGTTTATGGGGTTACTGATAAAATACTCAAACGCACCGTATCCCCATCCTTTAACGGCGCATCACTGCGAACGACAAACCGTTCCCCTGGCTTTAAACCGGATACAATAGCCACTCTACCCTTGGCGCGATCGCTTATTTCTACTTGACGTGCCTTAACTTTAGAGTCACCCCTATTTTCAACCACGACAAATACGGTTGCTTTCTCTGAGGTTTTATTCGTTTTCGCCGTCTGAGTCTCTCCACGCCCTGACTCTCCGCCAACCTCTAACGCCGTTTGCGGAACTACGACTTGGGCTTGGGTATTTGGGGTAAATTTAACTCTGGCTAAAAGTCCACTCCCAATTTGACGATTCGGATTGGGAATGGTGACTTCTACGGGAATTTGTAAGGCTTCACTATCTGCTGCTGGCGAAATTCGGGTCACTTTTCCGGAAAACGATTCATTGGCAAGTGCATCTAAATGAACTGTCACAGACTGTCCTACCTGAATATTCGCCAATTCTCGATCTGAAACTTGGACTTCTACTTTTACCTGAGAGAAATCCCCTAACTTCAGCAGTTCACTTCCCGGTGTCACCAGATTCCCCGATTCAGTGACTCGTTCTAATACCACACCATTAATCGGGGAGGCGAGTAACGAATAGGATTGACGTTCCTTATTTTCAGCTAAAATAGCTTGCTGCGCCTTTACTCGTTCTTGTGCAGCAGCAACGGCTTGTTGTTCGGTGCGAATTTGCTTGAGGGTGGCTTGCAGGTTTTGTTGGGCGGTGGCGGCGGCGGTTTGGGCTAATTCAGCTTCTTGTCGAGAAATTGCTCCTTCTTGTGCCAGGTTTTGTAACCGTGTTGCATCTACCTTAGCTTGTTGCAATTCTAACCGGGCTTGTTCTGCCCTGGCTTGGGCATTCCCCACCTGAGTTTGGGCGCGGGCGACTTCTGAATTGAGGGCGGCGAGTTCAGCTTGGGCTTCCGTTACAGCCGTTTGTAATAAGGCGTCGTCAACTTGAGCTAAAATTTGTCCTTGTTTAACCCGATCGCCAATATCAACCGCTAGATTCAACACCCGCCCTTCGATTTGAGAGCGCAGGGAGACATCCCGTAGGGGTTGAGTGTTACCTTTATACTCTATGGGTTCTACCACCCATCCCGTTTCTGCGATCGCGGCATTTACGGCGGTACTGGTTTTCTCTTCTGCACCAGGGGGGTTGGGTTGCGCCCCTGCTTCTGTCTTGGGACTATTCCCACATCCCGTGAGAGACGGTACAAGTAAAATAATCCACAGCACCAGAAAACCCCAATAGTTAGGACTGGCTGAATAAGTATTGTGGTGAGG from Coleofasciculus chthonoplastes PCC 7420 encodes the following:
- a CDS encoding glycosyltransferase family 39 protein, producing the protein MMLKKLPLSPTGWRNLLIAVIVLGIVFRVYNLDRKVYWYDETMTSMRISGYTQTEVIQQAFDGEVIPVATFLERYQYPTPEKDLNDTINALAGNPEHSPLYYLMARFWLQRFGHSVVTIRFLSVLISFLAFPCMYWLCWELFGLSTVSWVGVAILAISPFHVLYAQEAREYSLWTVTILLSSAALLRAMRLKSLPSWGIYGITVALGLYTHPFSAFVSIGHGIYVLVTEGFRWSRKLTKYLVSSLFGLLLFLPWLGIVISHFSKFVDNTASVNLNREGFLPLFWGLNLSRIFFDVNQGTSPFSPLHYLSALLAGYALYYLYRKAPLNAWVFIITLIGVTGMALIGPDVILGGRRSSITRYAIPSYLGIQIAVAYLITAKTTAINGNTKHLKRWQYGAIALLFCGIISCIVSAQFPVWWHKSHSKSRYNPQVAEIVNQAKNPLVVSDKIPGIMFSLSHSLNPDVHLQMVLPPGIPQIPNTFSPIFVYRPTETLKQGIKTNHQLTEEPHSKSWLWRVE
- the dndE gene encoding DNA sulfur modification protein DndE, which gives rise to MEIERFKLSKSAKDQLTKLKRYTKIDQWNILCRWAFCRSLAEPTQPSPVPIPADSNVEMTWRVFGGELADILLMALKQRCHNDGLGCDKDTLTTQFRLHLHRGIGYLAGDPTIKTIEDFIEIANRH
- a CDS encoding DUF433 domain-containing protein, yielding MTRQELEHQLLRLSPADKADIIQSLTKTLRTGGKGISKTPGICGGEACIAGTRIAVWLLVEAQQLGISEAQLLQDYPHISAADLVNAWAYADAHPEEMAAVIRANNEVV
- a CDS encoding DUF5615 family PIN-like protein encodes the protein MARLYADEQFPRDVSEQLRTMGHDVLTVQEAGNANLGIPDEEVLAFAVSNNRIVITLNRQDFIRLHRINPEHSGIIVCTNDLNRPRMATRINEAIAAEESLAGKLIRVIRPSR
- a CDS encoding TIR domain-containing protein, with translation MVISNDSIEKLLPLLRPYLRDENERRAYLIRALGMDTPVLNRLVLNTPVDSFITNMVTELVRLGKISTGKLALCALLEVIRKDMGLDNQAKVDTLLQQLRNELTTETSIAMMPSPKRDQVFISYSHKDKVWLKELQTMLKPLIRSNKISLWDDTQIKPGAKWRNEITQALAAAKVAVLMVSSNFLASDFIAEQELPPLLNAAEQEGLTIIWVYLSACLYEESEIGEYQAAHDTAEPLDTLSPGAQNQVWRTIGQAIKAAATETSANP
- a CDS encoding XRE family transcriptional regulator translates to MADNWSSHQSCCNGNIGKPLDCPLLYSDTASVGLNQVSAYAQNRNNNQFIVEVQTQQNVLPIPTPPHLLFDLLLIMDFKQQVRLVKEVMTSYQIAAFLVHGEPYCGQQLLVTRLFRLKPQWKTISPIKIDVSHNGVGRSIRHLWRQVAVWFGLPKEAEPKEIIDRVCDRVSTQDVIFIFYTVDYMPPNVLVAWLQEFWEPLVKRIEPESCPTPEATHLLMFLVDNSGSICQSTIQLAQEWEQPEYPRIPLHLPPVSPFPPDILEDWLDMVAGFRDIQIPAGLTAQLLLEKSEDGNPQDVYEAICCHCGYDWEGELAKWLI
- a CDS encoding AAA family ATPase; its protein translation is MVNLADALAASGKPFYQGKLISPQACQENGLTPYLPSPELINAVNLAIFLEKRPLLLKGEPGCGKTRLAQAVAYELGLPYEPWYIKSTSRAKDGLYTYDAVRRLHDAQLVRMGEKSQSKVDDLNNYIEMGALGRAFANPQRTVVLIDEIDKADIDFPNDLLRELDEQQFTIEETGKEVQANFPPIVFVTSNDEKDLPDAFLRRCLFYYIEFPNSQLTEIVKAHFPESSPELVEGAVQRFRELRQTMEKGKSGKKVSTSELLDWFAVLRQFPQDEVLQQLEGELPFPEVLLKKWEDHLRYLGQ